In Deltaproteobacteria bacterium, the sequence CCTGATGCGGAACTCCAAGGTCATGCAGGGTCGCGCCTTCGTGGTCACCACCACCAACAAGCGCGCGCTGGAAGAGCTGATCGGCCCGGCCGACGTCGTCGAGCTGCTCTGCAAACCGTACGATCTGCAGCAGATCGTCGACGCCTGCACGGCCGCGTTCGAGAAGCAGGTCAAGGCGAAGACAGCGTAGCTCGAGGAGCATGCCGGCCAGGCCGGCTACGTCCCCTTCTTGAGCTCCGTCAGGATCAGCTTGGCGATGGCCTTCAGCGTCTCGTAGACGCCGTCTCCCTTCGGAGCCACGGCCTCGAAGGACGGAACACCCTTCGGGTTGAGCAGGTCCTGCAGCTCTTCCAGCGGCGCGGCGTTGGGCAGGTCGCGCTTGTTGTACTGGACGACGTACGGGATGCGGTCGAGGTCGTAGCCCTGCTCCGCCAGGTTGGTGCGCAGGTTCTCCACCGATTCCACGTTCGCCTCGGTGCGCTCGACCTGCGAGTCGGCGACGAACACCACCCCGTCGACGCCCTTGAGGATCAGCTTGCGGGAAGCGTCGTAGAATACCTGGCCCGGCACGGTGTAGAGATGGAAGCGGGTCTTGAACCCGCGGATCTCGCCCAGCGAAAGCGGCAGGAAGTCGAAAAACAGCGTCCGCTCCGTCTCGGTGGCGAGGGAGATCATCTTCCCCTTCGCCTGCTGGTTGGTGTTCGCATAGATGTACTGAAGATTCGTCGTCTTCCCGCAAAGGCCGGGACCGTAATAGACGATCTTGCAGTTGATCTCGCGCGAACTGTAGTTGATGAAGCTCATTCCGGCGACGCCTTCCCTTACTCGCTGAAGAGGTTGTCGATGTCGTCGTCGGTGATTTCGGCGAACGGCGACCCCGCGCCGGGGACCTTTACCTTCTTCATCAATCCGTCGAAAATCTTGTTCAGCTCGTCGGAAGCTTTCTTCACCCGCAAGCGCACCAGGCCGAGCGAGGAGCGGGTGTCGAAGATCACCACCAGGATGACCCTCCCGCCGATGATGCTGATGTGCAGGTTGTCCTTTTCACCCTCGTGAAAGAGGATCGAGAACTCTTTCTCTCCGATCAGCTTCGCCAGGCCGCCGGTCGCGGCGATGTTGCCGGCCGTCAGCGAGGCGAGCGAAGTGGTGTCGAGGTTCTCGGTGGCTCCGACGGAGGCGATGAGCTGGCCGTTCTTGTCGACGAGAAAGACGATCTTGGCGTTGGCCTCGCGAGCCAGCCGCTCGCAGACCGCGCTGATCTGCTGGAACTCCTCGTCGTACATCACCATCTGCGGCTGCATTCGCGAGACCTCTTCCTGAGTTGGGAGTCGCTTGCGCGGACGCTAACAGAGCCTTGGGGTCCGGTCCAGGAACTCACGGGGCACGGATCCGCCTACATTTCGCGATGTTGGCGCGCAAAACCCGATTTCGCTGGCATTCAAATTTCGCGCCTGCCCTGCAGGGCGCGGGCGAGCGTCACCTGGTCGGCGTACTCGAGGTCGCCGCCCATGGGAATGCCCTGGGCGATGCGCGTGACGCGCACGCCGAGCGGCTTTATCAGCCGCGTGATGTACAGCGCCGTCGCCTCTCCTTCGACGGTCGGATCGGTGGCGACGATGACTTCCTCGACTCCGTGATGGAGGCGCGCGATCAGCTCTTTGAGCTTCAGCTGGTCGGGTCCCACGCCGTCGAGCGGCGAAAGGGCGCCGTGGAGGACGTGGTATCGGCCGCGGAACTCGCGCGTCCGCTCGACGGCGAGCAGATCGGGCACCGTCTCCACCACGCAGATCATCTTGCCGTCGCGCTGGGTGTCGCGGCAGATCGCGCAGGGATCCTGCGCGGTGAGATTGCAGCAGGTGGAGCAGAGCCGCACCTCCTCGCGCAGCGCCAGCAGCGCCTCCGCCAGCTCGCGCGCGTACTCGGGCGCGCTCTTCAGCACGTGAAAGGCGAGCCGCTGCGCCGTCTTCTCCCCGACGCCGGGAAGCTTCGCGAGCAGGACGGTGAGGCGCGCGATCGGATCGGTCACTTCGGAAAGCCCGGGATCATCCCGCCCAGGCCCGAGGCCATGCCCGAGAGCGGGTTCTCCGCGGCGGCCGCTTCGTGCGCGGCCTTGAGGGCGGAGTTCACCGCCGCGACCACCAGGTCCTCGAGCATCGGGACGTCGCGCGGATCGACGGCCTGCTTGTCGATTTGCACCCTCTGGATCTCGCCCTTGCCGTTGGCGGTGACGACAACCATGCCGCCGCCCGCCGTCCCGGTGACGGTCTTCTGCGCCAGCCGATCCTGCGCCTCCCGCATCTGTTCCTGGAGCTGCTGGGCCTGCTGGAAGAGCGCGTCCAAGTCGAAGCCGGCCATCGTCTCTACTCCTCTCCCAGATCGCGAACGTCTTCGATCTCGCCGCCGAGGACCTCGACCGCGGCGCGCACCGCCGGGTGCTCGCGGGCGAGCGCAATCCGCCCTTCGGATGCCGCTGCCCGCTGCTTCTGTTTCTGCTCCGCGACCGAATCGTCCGCGGGTGCATCCTGCTCGACGATCTGAAGGGGCGCGCGGAACCCCAGCGCCTTCTCGAAAGCACCCTCCACCGCCGCGCGCGCTTCCTGGACGATGGCGGCCTGCCCCGACCCTTTGCGGAAAGCGACCTGCACCGCCGAGCGATCGATCTTCACCGGGATCGCGTGCTCGAGGGCGGCGGCAGCGCCCGGTTTGCGCGCGGCGCGGACGGAGTCGAGCAGCAATCGCCAGCGAGCGTTGAGATCCAGCGGACGTTCCGCAGCGGGCTCCGCCTCCGGTTCGGGGTCGGCGGCGGGCGGCGGGGTCGGGGCGGCGCGCAGCGGTGCCGCATCGGGGGCGAGGACCCTCGCGCCCCAACCCGGCGGTGCCTTCCGCGGCTCGGCGGGTTTCGCCACCGGCGTGTCCGTTCCGAGCGCCTCGATCCTGGCAACCAGATCCGGGAGCGATCCGGCCGGCGCGAGGTGCACGGCCCGCAGCAGCGCGACTTCGAGCGCGTGGCGCGGGTTCGACGCCTTGGCGATTTCGTCTTCCGCCAGCTGCAGGAGCTCGAAGACGCGCGCGAGCTGCGCAGGATCGTGCTCCGCCGCCTGCTGCGCGAAAGCGCGGATTTCGTGATCGGGAAGGTCCTGTTTCACTCCCGCGAGCGAAGCGAGCACCAGGTTGCGGGCATGCGACGCGAGCTCCTCGCCGAGGCGCTTCATGTCGGCGCCCTGCTCCCAGGCGCGCGCGACGCCGGCCAGCGCCGCCGATGCATCCCTCGCGAGCACGCCTTTGACGATGTCGCGCACCGCGGACGTGTCGAGAGCGCCGAGCGTCTCCGCGGCCTCGCCGTCGCCGATCTCCCCGGCGGCGGGATCGTGAGCGGAGAAGAGCTGGTCGAGCAGCGAGAGGGCGTCGCGCATCGACCCCTGCGCCTGGCGCGCGACCAGCGTGAGAGCGCCGTCGGACACCTGGACCTTCTCCGCCTCGGCGATCTCGCGGAGGCGCGCGACGATCTTCCCCAGCGGCACCAGCTGGATGTTGTGGCGCTGTACGCGGGAGAGGATCGTCGCCGGCAGCTTCTGCGGGTCCGTGGTGGCGAGCAGGAACTTGATGTGGCCGGGCGGCTCCTCGAGCGTCTTGAGCAGCGCGTTGAACGCCGCGCCCGAGAGCATGTGCACTTCGTCGACGATGTAGATCTTGTAGCGGTCGCGCGCAGGCACGTACTTCGCCGCCTCGCGGAGCGCCCGCACGTCGTCGACGCCGTTGTTCGACGCGGCGTCGATCTCCTGGACATCGACGTCCGTCCCGGCCGCGATGTCGACGCACGGCCCGCAGACGCCGCACGGTTCGGAAGTGGGTCCTTTCTCGCAGTTCAGCGCTCGCGCCAGGATCCGCGCCGACGTGGTCTTGCCGCATCCGCGCGGACCGGTGAAGAGGAACGCGTGCGCGACCCGGCCGGTCTTGAGCGCGTTGACCAGGGTGCGGACCACGTGCTCCTGGCCCGTCAGGTCCTGGAAGCGCTGCGGCCGGTATTTGCGGGCAAGGACGAGGTACGGGGTGGTCATCGGCGGCGGGCCCCGCGGGTTCGAGGAACGGCTGCGCTCCGTGTGCCCCAGGCGCTCGACCGGAGACCGGGCACACGGCTA encodes:
- a CDS encoding YbaB/EbfC family nucleoid-associated protein, whose product is MAGFDLDALFQQAQQLQEQMREAQDRLAQKTVTGTAGGGMVVVTANGKGEIQRVQIDKQAVDPRDVPMLEDLVVAAVNSALKAAHEAAAAENPLSGMASGLGGMIPGFPK
- a CDS encoding roadblock/LC7 domain-containing protein, with the protein product MQPQMVMYDEEFQQISAVCERLAREANAKIVFLVDKNGQLIASVGATENLDTTSLASLTAGNIAATGGLAKLIGEKEFSILFHEGEKDNLHISIIGGRVILVVIFDTRSSLGLVRLRVKKASDELNKIFDGLMKKVKVPGAGSPFAEITDDDIDNLFSE
- the recR gene encoding recombination protein RecR: MTDPIARLTVLLAKLPGVGEKTAQRLAFHVLKSAPEYARELAEALLALREEVRLCSTCCNLTAQDPCAICRDTQRDGKMICVVETVPDLLAVERTREFRGRYHVLHGALSPLDGVGPDQLKLKELIARLHHGVEEVIVATDPTVEGEATALYITRLIKPLGVRVTRIAQGIPMGGDLEYADQVTLARALQGRREI
- the dnaX gene encoding DNA polymerase III subunit gamma/tau, translating into MTTPYLVLARKYRPQRFQDLTGQEHVVRTLVNALKTGRVAHAFLFTGPRGCGKTTSARILARALNCEKGPTSEPCGVCGPCVDIAAGTDVDVQEIDAASNNGVDDVRALREAAKYVPARDRYKIYIVDEVHMLSGAAFNALLKTLEEPPGHIKFLLATTDPQKLPATILSRVQRHNIQLVPLGKIVARLREIAEAEKVQVSDGALTLVARQAQGSMRDALSLLDQLFSAHDPAAGEIGDGEAAETLGALDTSAVRDIVKGVLARDASAALAGVARAWEQGADMKRLGEELASHARNLVLASLAGVKQDLPDHEIRAFAQQAAEHDPAQLARVFELLQLAEDEIAKASNPRHALEVALLRAVHLAPAGSLPDLVARIEALGTDTPVAKPAEPRKAPPGWGARVLAPDAAPLRAAPTPPPAADPEPEAEPAAERPLDLNARWRLLLDSVRAARKPGAAAALEHAIPVKIDRSAVQVAFRKGSGQAAIVQEARAAVEGAFEKALGFRAPLQIVEQDAPADDSVAEQKQKQRAAASEGRIALAREHPAVRAAVEVLGGEIEDVRDLGEE
- a CDS encoding gliding-motility protein MglA, translating into MSFINYSSREINCKIVYYGPGLCGKTTNLQYIYANTNQQAKGKMISLATETERTLFFDFLPLSLGEIRGFKTRFHLYTVPGQVFYDASRKLILKGVDGVVFVADSQVERTEANVESVENLRTNLAEQGYDLDRIPYVVQYNKRDLPNAAPLEELQDLLNPKGVPSFEAVAPKGDGVYETLKAIAKLILTELKKGT